One segment of Sphingomonas telluris DNA contains the following:
- a CDS encoding FxDxF family PEP-CTERM protein, with protein MRKAVLALLGVATLAIASGAQAEITIEDPTTVLTAPIDETPGGNSFTFGYSDSGLTDPFTETLTFMNTLAGIYSFHVGSSTSIDGGPNDVDFSSILLTGTGITDPVSIPQNFSSTMDNDLIENFDLAGLNLGVGTFTLTIQGSTGVNGSFGGNVSFVQAAVPEPSTWAMMLVGFGAIGFAMRRRRGGQALATA; from the coding sequence ATGCGTAAAGCAGTGCTTGCGCTGCTTGGTGTCGCTACGCTTGCAATAGCGTCTGGGGCTCAAGCAGAGATTACGATCGAGGATCCGACGACCGTCCTGACGGCCCCGATCGACGAAACGCCGGGCGGCAACAGCTTCACCTTCGGGTACAGCGATTCCGGACTGACCGACCCGTTCACCGAAACGCTGACGTTCATGAACACGCTGGCGGGCATTTACAGCTTCCACGTCGGCTCGAGCACGTCGATCGACGGAGGCCCGAACGATGTCGACTTCAGCAGCATCCTGCTGACGGGAACCGGCATCACCGATCCGGTCTCGATCCCGCAGAACTTCAGCTCGACGATGGACAACGACCTGATCGAGAACTTCGATCTCGCCGGCCTGAACCTCGGCGTCGGCACCTTTACGCTGACCATCCAGGGCAGCACGGGCGTCAACGGTTCGTTCGGCGGCAACGTCTCCTTCGTGCAGGCAGCGGTTCCGGAACCGTCGACCTGGGCGATGATGCTGGTCGGCTTCGGCGCCATCGGCTTCGCGATGCGCCGCCGTCGTGGCGGGCAGGCTCTCGCGACGGCCTAG
- a CDS encoding phosphotransferase family protein codes for MDRTEANTGTREVSGPLRFDEGALERWLQDHVDSFRGPASVSQFKGGQSNPTYRVDTPEASYVLRRKPPGKILPGAHAIDREYRVLAALGAQGFPVPRVYTLCEDESVIGTAFYVMDMVPGRIVWEAEFPGLSREQRAAHFDAMNATIARLHSYDPEAIGVGEYGKALGFVERQVARWSKQYLTDTDGGRVPAMDRLVDWLGTNLPADSGESRVIHGDFRCDNMIFDAEGPEVRAVLDWELSTLGDPVADFTYHLLMYRMPGGPNFSGLAGQDLTALGIPSEDEYVAAYCRRTGRDHLPHKDYLVVFCLFRLAAILHGIKGRLVRGNASSAHAAQMIERLEPLAELAWSEAQAARL; via the coding sequence ATGGACCGCACCGAAGCGAACACGGGCACACGCGAAGTCAGCGGGCCGCTGCGCTTCGACGAAGGCGCGCTGGAGCGCTGGCTGCAGGACCATGTCGACAGCTTCCGCGGACCGGCCAGCGTCAGCCAGTTCAAGGGCGGCCAGTCCAATCCGACTTATCGCGTCGACACGCCCGAAGCGTCCTACGTCCTTCGCCGCAAGCCGCCGGGCAAGATTCTGCCTGGAGCCCACGCGATCGACCGCGAGTATCGTGTGCTCGCCGCGCTCGGCGCACAGGGCTTTCCGGTGCCTCGTGTCTACACGCTCTGCGAGGACGAGAGCGTCATCGGCACCGCGTTCTATGTGATGGACATGGTGCCCGGCCGCATCGTCTGGGAAGCCGAGTTTCCCGGCCTCTCGCGCGAGCAGCGCGCGGCCCACTTCGACGCGATGAACGCCACCATCGCGCGACTGCACAGCTACGATCCCGAAGCAATCGGCGTCGGCGAGTACGGCAAGGCTTTGGGGTTCGTGGAACGCCAGGTCGCGCGCTGGTCCAAGCAGTATCTCACCGACACCGACGGCGGCCGCGTACCGGCCATGGACCGGCTCGTGGACTGGCTTGGCACGAACCTGCCTGCCGACAGTGGAGAGTCGCGCGTCATCCACGGCGACTTCCGCTGCGACAACATGATCTTCGACGCGGAGGGGCCTGAAGTGCGGGCCGTCCTCGACTGGGAGCTCTCGACGCTCGGCGATCCGGTCGCCGACTTCACCTATCACCTGCTCATGTACCGGATGCCCGGAGGCCCCAACTTCAGCGGACTGGCCGGTCAGGACCTCACCGCGCTGGGCATCCCCTCGGAAGACGAATATGTCGCCGCCTACTGCCGCCGCACCGGCCGCGATCACCTGCCGCACAAGGATTATCTGGTCGTCTTCTGTCTGTTCCGGCTCGCGGCGATTCTCCACGGCATCAAGGGTCGGCTCGTTCGCGGCAACGCTTCGTCCGCTCACGCCGCGCAGATGATCGAGCGCCTTGAACCGTTGGCGGAACTAGCGTGGTCGGAAGCACAGGCCGCGAGGCTGTAG
- a CDS encoding metallophosphoesterase family protein, with translation MARLLHLSDLHFGAHDPVVVEALERQVDEEKPDLVVISGDFTQRARTEQFEEACKFLERLRDAGHDVLAVPGNHDVPLYDVLRRFLSPLTRYKRFIDETLCPYHELKGVSLLGINTARSLTFSEGRISHEQMEFIRRSFERSDPNSIRILVTHHPLFALPVGDTGEVKSAVGRHELALDAVADAGVDMLLAGHHHTASTHSARDLVTRAGPALVVQAGTATSIRLRDEKQSFNRIEIAGDLVTITLQAWTGDRFEPQTSQRYEREDEQWRVVGAEKELDQPAH, from the coding sequence ATGGCTCGCCTGCTTCATCTGTCCGACCTGCATTTCGGCGCGCACGACCCGGTGGTCGTCGAGGCGTTGGAACGGCAGGTCGATGAGGAAAAACCCGACCTCGTCGTCATCAGCGGAGACTTCACGCAGCGCGCTCGGACCGAGCAGTTCGAAGAGGCGTGCAAGTTCCTCGAGCGCCTGCGCGATGCTGGGCACGACGTGCTCGCGGTGCCGGGCAACCACGACGTGCCGCTTTACGATGTCCTGCGGCGGTTTCTGTCGCCGCTGACCCGGTACAAGCGCTTCATCGATGAGACCCTCTGTCCCTATCACGAGCTGAAGGGCGTTTCGCTCCTAGGCATCAACACCGCCCGGTCGCTCACGTTCAGCGAGGGCCGGATCAGTCACGAGCAAATGGAGTTCATCCGCCGCTCGTTCGAGCGCAGCGATCCCAATTCGATCCGAATCCTGGTGACGCACCATCCCTTGTTCGCGCTTCCGGTCGGCGATACGGGCGAGGTGAAGAGCGCGGTCGGCCGTCACGAGCTGGCGCTGGATGCCGTGGCGGATGCGGGTGTCGACATGCTGCTCGCCGGTCACCATCACACCGCATCCACGCATAGTGCCCGCGATCTCGTCACGCGCGCTGGTCCAGCGCTGGTCGTCCAGGCCGGAACCGCGACGTCCATTCGCCTGCGGGATGAAAAGCAGAGCTTCAATCGCATCGAGATTGCCGGCGACTTGGTCACGATCACGCTGCAGGCGTGGACGGGCGACAGATTCGAACCGCAGACGTCCCAGCGCTACGAGCGGGAGGACGAGCAGTGGCGAGTAGTTGGCGCGGAAAAAGAGCTCGACCAGCCCGCGCACTAG
- a CDS encoding NUDIX hydrolase has protein sequence MNFEELGPVETMWEGKYVKVSRRGTWEYAGRANDIRAVVILAEIDGKVILVDQPRVPLQRRCLELPAGLIGDEDPNATVESTAIKELEEEAGYTADRVEVLGDFYASPGMLSESFTLVRVHGVRKIGEGGGTEHEDIRVHLVPRAEIRDFIVKSRAEGLGIDVKLLLFLNG, from the coding sequence ATGAACTTCGAAGAGCTGGGCCCCGTCGAGACGATGTGGGAGGGCAAGTACGTCAAGGTCTCTCGCCGGGGCACGTGGGAATATGCGGGCCGCGCGAACGATATCCGCGCGGTCGTTATCCTTGCCGAGATCGACGGCAAGGTCATCCTGGTCGATCAGCCCCGCGTGCCGCTGCAGCGGCGCTGCCTCGAGTTGCCGGCCGGGCTGATCGGCGACGAGGATCCGAACGCGACGGTCGAGAGCACGGCGATCAAGGAGCTGGAGGAAGAGGCCGGCTATACCGCCGACCGCGTGGAAGTACTCGGCGACTTCTATGCCTCGCCGGGCATGCTGTCGGAGAGCTTCACGCTCGTCCGCGTCCACGGCGTCCGCAAGATCGGCGAGGGCGGCGGAACGGAGCATGAGGACATCCGCGTCCACCTCGTGCCGCGGGCCGAAATCCGCGACTTCATTGTGAAGAGCCGTGCCGAGGGTCTCGGCATCGACGTGAAGCTGCTTCTGTTCCTCAACGGCTGA